DNA from Salvelinus namaycush isolate Seneca chromosome 6, SaNama_1.0, whole genome shotgun sequence:
gctgttcacactgttttttgtgggtgattgttcctgtgtcagtgtttgtgtcacacgggactgtttcgtttgtgagtTTGTGCCTGTTCGTGCattcttcgttgtctgtaagttctcatgttcaggtctgtttacgtcgtttattgttttgtagtttgttaagagttttttcgtgttcgtctttctttaaataaatcattatgtcttcatacctcgctgcatattggtccgatccttgctcctcctcagacgaggaggagaacgaacgttacaaTACTACGGATACTATTATAAATATGATAATAGGTACTGTACCtaatatacacacacgcacacacacacacagtaaaatcctattaaatacaaggaaataacaGACTAAATGTTTCCTATCTTAACACTCTTGATGAGTTTAGTTTTTCAGAGATATCGTACGCTTCATACTATTTACATCTACAGTTAATCTGAGAGATTATTGTGAATTGGCTTTTAGTGTTAGTCTGGCATAAGATACACATCTGTTTTACTCTAGAGTCTGGGAAGGCTCTTAGATGTTGTCGGCAAGTTGCATTGAAAATGAAGGGGCTGCGACTTCAAAATGGCATGCTACGCTGGTATCCCCTTTTCAAATTGAAAGAATCATGAACTAGCTACCTGTTTGTCTATCTCTAGTTGGGGCGAGGCGAACTGATTAGGAAGTGAGGAATATTTTGCATGCAAATATCTCACATGTGAGAACCAATCAAAGCTCAATCTCTGGGAGAGTGAATATTACACCAACAAACTAACTGCTGTCCAGACCAGTGGTACACACCACTCCCTCACTGTGTATCATGTGGGCCTGTGGGTCTAATCTAGTGTAGTCTTGTAGTTCGAGTTTTGTAAAGCCAGATAGTTAGATAAACATCACATTTGGAGCCATACTTTACCTTGTCATACAATCCACTCATTTAGTCAACAAATAGTAAACACTACAATGGCCTGAATCTCAACGACAGTAAGACGCACATTAAAGATTGTATACCTCCAGAAAAAGCATACAACCTTACACTGGCACAATATCGGGACcatgtcattgttttacaagtcacaagtaagtcccaagtcaagtcccaagtcaagacaggcaagtccgagtcaggtctcgagtcctaaacaagtcataatgtgctctttaccaaatgtaataccatttcatatttttaacaaagcAATagtagtatattacatttacgcaaatcatgaatgcttttaaaaatatctatatgtttattactttccaaataaatgttatatttccatggaaatacatgggtaccCATGAGAAAgacccctcccccccccaccctctctctgtgACAGCGGCTGGGTCTGGTCGTGTGGGATGGTTCGCCCTCGCACTTGCCGTAATCAGGAAGTTAGGAAGAGTACACAACCATTCTAGGAGGCACTCTGCCACAAATGTGCTCATTTGATCTTTTCCAGCTCCAAGCAGCGTGGTGGCGAGTCAATCTGCAAGTCTAATCTAGGCAAGCAGTGAGGAACGCACATAACAATACTTGCTCCAGACATCACAAGCCAGCAAAAAGAAACCCATGAAACAAGTtacacacacttaaacacacaaCCTCGTGTGATggatagctgtcggctatattagccacgacttaccgttctttgtgcagcttcaaatgtcgaacaaagttagaaattgttgcgcctccgtctgtaattttcttcccgcatgttgtaatccgttttttgttgatacagcgtcgtctttatatacgaaaataataatttggggtatcaaatcaaatcaaatgtatttatatagcccttcttacatcagctgatatatcaaagtgctgtacagaaacccagcctaaaaccccaaacagcaagcaatgcaggtgtagaagcacggtggctaggaaaaactcccgagaaaggccaaaacctaggaagaaacctagagaggaaccaggctatgaggggtggccagtcctcttctgcctTTGCCGGGTggcgattataacagaacatggccaagatgttcaaatgttcataaatgaccagcatagtcaaataataataatcacagtagttgtcgagggtgcaacaagtcagcacctcaggagtaaatgtcagttggcttttcatagccgatcattgagagtatctctaccgctcctgctgtctctagagagttgaaaacagcaggtctgggacaggtagcacgtccggtgaacaggtcatggttccatagccgcaggcagaacagttgaaactggagcagcagcacggccaggtggactggggacagcaaggagtcatcatgccaggtagtcctgaggtatCATtgttccaagggctccatctgaattcaaccgccgacgttcctctgcactgccacgcacatTTTGATGGGCTGCTGTCCGatttcaaactgtaatccgttaaatgaagagttgatgcgctgtaCACTTTTTTAaatagcatcatttttaatatttgggcttggggagggtatcaagtcagttcaagtcataaggctcaagtccaagtcaagtcacgagtcattggtgttaatgAATGACAAGACTTCAAGGGATGTTCAGGTGCTATCAACCTGGTGTCCATCTGGCACCAAGTGGCTGGGACAGTAACATAATTTTTAAATTTCAATAAACTACATTGTGCAATCCATTGTTCATCTTCAAGAATGTAAAGTGGTTTACCAAGAAGTTAGTGGTGATATTATAACAATCAGTTGTGCTTTGCAACTGTTCTCTATTGAGTTTACTAGGCATATTCATAAAGTCATGAGTGACACATCACACAGCCACTAATGGACCGGTAGGCTACTAATTGGTGCAGTCAGGCCTAAAACTCAAATCCCCACTCTGCAAAATCAACACCAACCTGCATCAGTTCCTAGACAAAAACGTTTTAATTTATTTTGTCATATTTTGGTTAAGGTTACAGGTTAAAATAATTATATTCAGTACATATATTCAGTTCATATCTCATTTCCATATAGTTATGTGTATCGTGGCCTACCTTCTCTATAGGAGTAGGATATTCTATTTTATTCAATAAGTCTGATAATTAGACATTTTCAAGAAGAGAAGTGTAGGTCTAGGCCTAAAAATGTGTGGTTTAAACTTGAATTTAAATAATTTACACAAAATGCAAACGGGACCCGCACCTATCTGATTGAgcggggttgggttaaatgcggggGTGGGTCGACTTTAGTCTACAGTCGGCTTCGTTAGCCTCACTACTCAGAACACTATCTTCGAGCTATGAGTAAAACTATAATACCCAGCATTCCATTGCCACCTACCGGAAAAGGAAAACGCATGGATGTATGTGTTTACAATCTTTCCTAACAAGCTTAAATTCGCAGCTGCTGTTCCTCATGAAACAAGTGTAGGCGATACCGGCAAGAGAAAATAATGACAAATGTATTATTTGCTACTACTCATTTAGTACGATATAACAGAATGTGTTTGTTTCGTACTTGTAGAACAGGCGGGGTAGCCAAATAATCTGTCGCATCGTCAGGCCACCCACCCACCATATGCAGCAGTGATTTTTAAGAAGTGGGACAAGCGAACAGATGGCGCATCTAGGCTGCGCGCGACAGGGACACCTACAGTGTTGAAACAGTGTTGGGTATGAACAAGGCAGCTAGTAAAGGGGTGTTTTATGTAGTCTACATCTTTGCCATTTCTGAGTGGATTGGATAATATTACATCGCAGGATttcctactgcctctgaaccGTTGCTTGAGTTTACTTTGGCGCGGGTATTGGAAAACACGCAGTGACAGGGCCATCGCCACCGGTAGCTATAATCAGAGAGGGGAAGAGGCGAAGCGAAGCCTTTGCTATAATCTCCTATTTGACGCCTCTCTCAGTTGGTAAACAATGGTTGACAACCGTTATGCCACGGCTTTGGTTATCAGCTGTGTGCTCAGCGTGCTGGCTACGGTGTACCTGTCTGTAGCGGTTGGGACGCAGCACTGGTACCAGTACACCAGTCCCCCGGTGCGTGGCGAGGCCAACGTATCCGAACTGCGGTCGCTGCATGATGAATTCATGGAAGGGGAATTCGATGAGAAGACCTACAGCGACACGCTCTTCCGTCTCAACGGGACCATAGGCCTCTGGTGGCGCTGCGTTCTGGTACCATCTCATACCCACTGGTACAAGGAGTCAGGTATGGTCAACCTAATCTCCTCCCATAAACTCAGTCAACACGGATTTCCTCAAAATAATTTGGTGATCCAATCCATGGTTTGTGAGGGCATGATTTAtgcttttttctcaatttctctGTTTCAGATCCAAAGATGGTAATGAAGTGTGTTAGCTTCACGTTAACACAGCAGTTTACCCCAAAGTACAAAGAGCCAGGGAACCAcaacagtggagaggacatgctGCGGACCTGTAAGCctgtattaatttattttgcaAATTGCAATGTATTGATCTGTTACCCCACCCAGCTTCTGTGATATGCTATGCATGCTCAATGCCTTATGCCAAGGGTCACCAACTCCAGGCCTGGGAAACAATtggggtgtgcaggcttttgttccaacaCAATATGAACACAATTGATTCAcccggtagctctccaggaccggAGTTGGATCaccctgtagctctccaggaccggAGTTGGATCaccctgtagctctccaggaccggAGTTGGATCaccctgtagctctccaggaccggAGTTGGATCaccctgtagctctccaggaccggAGTTGGATCaccctgtagctctccaggaccggAGTTGGATCaccctgtagctctccaggaccggAGTTGGATcaccctgtatctctccagaaCCGGAGTTGGATCACCCTGTCTTATGCCTATACTTCAGTAATTAATGTCTTATGCCCACATTGTGTGATATGCATTATGCAATGCATGAATAACTTATACCTGGCATCTGTGATATTCATTAATAGACACAGTATCATTGTATGCACTTGGATGCTCATGCTTTTCTATCTGAATTGTGTGTGAGAGTTTTTACTGCTTGCCTATTGAGTTCTAACTTGGATCCCTATCTGTGTGCAGACCTGTGGAGGTGCCAGTTCCTGCTGCCAATAATCTCCTTAGGTCTGGTGGTGCTGGCAGGCTTGATAGGGTTCTGTGCCTGCCTCTGCCACAGTCTCACCCCCACCCTGGGCATAGGAATGCTCCACCTACTGGCTGGTGAGGGATTTATTAAACATTGTATTGTTCTTATCATTCTCttcttaagcaataaggcccatgtgggtgtggtatatggccaatataccatggctaagggctgttcttagatACGATGCAACGCAGagccttagccgtggtatattggccgtataccacaaacccagaggtgccttattgctattataaactggttaccaatgtaattagagcagtacaaataaatgttttgtcatacctgtggtatacggtctgatataccacagctgtcagccaatcagcattcagggcttgaaccacccagtttataataagtTGTACCCTTCTTCATTGTTTCCAGAAGGGCATTTCAGTGCTAGACACCATGGCTATTGCCCACAACTTTGTTCTACTATAGTGGAATAGTGAATTCGAATGCTCTCGCATACACTAgtccaaactcagtcctggggactccaTTGttgtgcacgttttggtttttgcctttgcactacacagctgattcatgTAACTGACTCATTATCATCTATTTCAAACATAAATTTGTTTCCTGtggcactaattccaaaaagttttgggacactgtaaagtccatggagaataagagcacctcctcccagctgcccactgcactgaggacaggaaacactgtcaccaccgataaatctacgattatcaataatttcaataagcatttttctacggctggccatgctttccacctggttacacctaccccggccaacatctcagcactcCCTGCAgtaacttgcccaagccccccccgcttctccttcacccaaatccagacagctgatgagctgcaaaatctggatccctacaaatcagctggactagacaatctggaccctctctttctaaaattatccgccgaaattgttgcaacccctattactagcctattcaacttctctttcgtatcgtctgagatcctcaaagtttggaaagctgccgcggtcattcccctcttcaaagcgggagacactctagacccaaactgctacaaaccgatatctatcctgccctgcctttctaaagtcttcgaaagccaagttaacaaacagatcactgaccatttcgaatcccaccataccttctccactatgcaatctggtttccgagctggttatGGGTGCACCTCAttcacgctcaaggtcctaaacgatatcataaccgccatcaataaaagacattactgtgcagccgttttcatcgacctggccaaagctttccactctgtcaatcaccgcattcttatcggcagactcaatagccgtggcttctcaaatgactgcctcgcctggttcaccaactacttctcagatagagttcagtgtgtcaaatcggggggcctgttgtccggacctctggcagtctctatgggggtgccacagggttcaattctcgggcctactcttttctctgtatatatcaatgatgtcgctcttgctgctggtgattctctgatccacctttacgcagatgacaccattctgtatacttctggcccttctttggacactgtgctatcaaacctccaaacgagcttcaatgccatacaccaCTCCTTCCGTGggctccaactgcttttaaatgcaagttaaactaagtgcatgctcttcaaccaattgctgcccacaccctccgcccaactagcatcactactctggacggttctgacctagaatatgtggacaactacaaatgcctaggtgtctggttagactgtaaatgctccttccagactcacatcaagcatctccaatccaaaattaaatctagaatcggtttcctattttgcaacaaatcctccttcactcatgctgccaaacataccctcgtaaaactgactatcctaccgatccttgacttcggcgattgtcatttacaaaatagaaCACTCTACtaagcaaactggatgtagtctatcacagtgccatccgttttgtcaccaaagccccatatactacccactactgcgacctgtatgctctcgttggctggccctcactacatattcgtcgtcaaacccactggctccaggtcatctataagtctttgctatgtaaagccccgccttatctcagctcactggtcaccatagcaacacccacccgtagcatgcgctccagcaggtatatttcgctggtcatccccaaagccaacacttcttttggccgcctttccttccagttctctgctgccaatgactggaacgaattgcaaaaatctctgaagctggagtcttatctccctctctaactttaagcatcagctgtcagagcagcttaccgatcactgaaGCTGTAcgcagccaatctgtaaatagcacacccaactacctcatccccatattattatttaTCCTCTAGCTcttttgcactccagtatctctgcttgcacatcatcatctgcacatctatcactccagtgttaatgctaagttgtaattatttcacctctatagACTAtttatttattgcctacctccctactcttctacatttgcaaacactgtacatagatttttctgtggtgttattgactgtacgtttgtttgtgtaactctgtgttgtttttggcgcgctgctttgctttttcttggccaggtcgcagttataaatgagaacttgttctcaactggcctacctggttaactaaaagtgaaaaaaacaaacaaatgcagCTATCCTTGAGATCATGTTTTAAGACTCACcattgatacaacagtagttGAAGGAAAAAGTCATCCTTGATTTCTTTTAGAAATATACAACAATTGCATAtgcctgacccccccccccccccccccccccccatccctctcttcctcctgctctcCCTGCAGGGCTGTGTACTCTAGCCACAGTCTGCTGTTACCTGGCAGGGATGGATCTCCTCCACAGGGTCTCTGTGCTGCCAGACAAGGTGGACGGCTCCCTGGGCTGGTCTCTCTACCTGGCCCTCATCTCGTCCCCGCTGCACATGATGGCTGCCGCTCTTCTGGTGTGGGCGGCACGCAGCCACAGTCAGAACTACTACCGCATGACTGCCTACAGGGTAGCATAGAGACCAGGTCTGCTGGTGCCTGACTATCTGTTTTATATAGGCACATTTCCAAATCAAAACCATAACTCCAACCACATGATACTTGTTGATCTTGAAATAACTGAATAAGAATATAGAAAATGCTAATCtttgccctctgataggctactgGGATTTTCACCCTATTGCTTTCACACAGTTGCTTATCCAATCATTTCAGATCTATAAAAGTGCCTAGTGTAGGGGTGAGGAGTTGACATTGGGAAACAGAGTGACCCAGAACAAAATGTACCATTGGTTAGACCAACAAGCATATAATTGTTTATAATAGACTTTCCAAACCGTAACCAGCCACAGTCAGAGCTGCTTTCAGTCGACTCTCATATGCACTAGCAAGAAATATTATTGGCCCATGTTTGGAAAATCAAACCGTTCTGTAAGAAATATGTTTATGGCGATTGAAGTTTAGTCCAAACATTtgagtacagtaccagtcaaaagtttggtcacatcgactcattccagggttttcttattctacattgtagaaaaatagtgaagccatcaaaactatgaaataacacatggaatcatgtagtaaccaaaaaagtgttaaacaaatcaaaatatattttctattttagattcttcaaagtatccaccctttgccttgatgacaccgttgctcactcttggcattctctcaaccagcttcacctggaatgctttttaaacagtcttgaaggagttcccacatatgctgagcacttgttggctgcttctccttcactctgcggtccaactcatcccaaaccatgtcaattgggttgaggtcaggtgattgtggaggccaggtcatctgatgcagcactccatcactctccttcttggtcaaatagcccttacacagcctggaggttgtgttgggtcattataCGGTTGAAAAACTAATTctagtcctactaagcgcaaaccagatgggatggcgtgtcgcTCCATAATGCTGTgcttgccatgctggttaagtgtgccttgaattctaaattaatcgcagacagtgtcaccagcaaagccccaccacacctccttctccatgcttcacggtgggaaccacacctcctcctccatgcttcacggtgggaaccacacctcctcctccatgcttcacggtgggaacaacacctcctcctccatgcttcacggtgggaaccacacctcctcctccatgcttcacggtg
Protein-coding regions in this window:
- the LOC120049189 gene encoding claudin domain-containing protein 1-like, with the protein product MVDNRYATALVISCVLSVLATVYLSVAVGTQHWYQYTSPPVRGEANVSELRSLHDEFMEGEFDEKTYSDTLFRLNGTIGLWWRCVLVPSHTHWYKESDPKMVMKCVSFTLTQQFTPKYKEPGNHNSGEDMLRTYLWRCQFLLPIISLGLVVLAGLIGFCACLCHSLTPTLGIGMLHLLAGLCTLATVCCYLAGMDLLHRVSVLPDKVDGSLGWSLYLALISSPLHMMAAALLVWAARSHSQNYYRMTAYRVA